The proteins below come from a single Mytilus edulis chromosome 5, xbMytEdul2.2, whole genome shotgun sequence genomic window:
- the LOC139523582 gene encoding uncharacterized protein, which yields MGSVALYCLLFCFVALGNIQVSVGSDHQMAQSACMGLAEAGAYASAIPRSCYGGKTCESICADATSTMNQGSSAGGPLSIARCVDAFHIYSKRGLENVSYQPYVVSWKYGVRGCFRTNCGPNFCCCIV from the exons ATGGGGAGCGTAGCACTTTATTGtctattgttttgttttg ttgctCTTGGTAACATACAAGTCAGTGTTGGCTCAGACCATCAGATGGCACAATCTGCCTGCATGGGCTTGGCCGAGGCAGGTGCATATGCATCAGCAATACCACGTTCTTGTTATGGTGGAAAGACTTGTGAAAGTATTTGTGCAGATGCCACATCTACTATGAATCAAGGTTCATCTGCTGGAGGCCCCTTAAG CATAGCTCGTTGTGTTGATGCTTTTCACATCTACTCAAAACGTGGCCTGGAGAACGTATCATACCAACCATATGTAGTCTCGTGGAAATATGGCGTCAGAGGGTGTTTCCGAACTAACTGTGGACCCAACTTCTGCTGTTGTATCGTTTGA